Proteins encoded within one genomic window of Apis mellifera strain DH4 linkage group LG1, Amel_HAv3.1, whole genome shotgun sequence:
- the LOC412829 gene encoding arylsulfatase B isoform X2, with protein sequence MNLAMIAQFLIVLFLLEIIATSMAATFFSSFLTESKTKPKYQPSTTTKQKPHIIIILADDLGWNDVSFHGSDQIPTPNIDALAYNGIILNNHYVPALCTPSRSALMTGKNPIHLGMQHSVLFPTEPRGLPLSEKLLPEYLREIGYKTHAVGKWHLGYFKKEYTPTYRGFDSHFGYWNGLQDYYTHITQEPDPAFSEFKGFDMRRNLTVAWDTVGKYSTDLFTNEAIRLINEHDTDRPMFLYLAHLAVHKGNEEQLFRAPDEEIAKFSYILDPERRIQAAVVSKLDQSVGDVMDALRNRGMLENSIVLFMSDNGAPSQGILNNKGSNYPLRGIKNSPWEGGTRGVAAIWSPLIKKSKRVSNQMMFISDWLPTLLSAAGVNRKQLGNIDGFDLWSALVLNKVSSRSEVVLNIDDLSDYASFRRGNFKYIIGRTETGSDWLGASGDPSEGISPQYDPYKILYSKTGVAISGIITAKQAMELKERRKRSIKIYDTALETKFEEKILSVENISELRRKAQIKCNVQEKDRIPCEPMTAPCLFNIEKDPCEMVNLAERRPVIMAILERILMKYRITAIPASNLDGDPRADPTLWNNTWTSWCETDPLALSYTNVEELKQYSGPAIAVMSIIFGLFIVGIMMLFALKCGKGNSNNLKNPEYQNDHEEVAYTTNSNGPSFSMHSIITNTRQSDMSNSISK encoded by the exons ATGAATCTTGCCATGATAGCACAGTTTTTAATAGTGCTATTCCTCTTGGAGATAATAGCTACGAGCATGGCTGCGACTTTTTTCTCATCCTTCTTGACTGAATCCAAAACGAAGCCGAAATACCAACCATCTACTACTACTAAACAGAAACCAcatatcattatcattctCGCCGATGATCTG GGTTGGAACGACGTAAGTTTTCACGGATCGGATCAAATCCCCACGCCCAACATCGACGCCCTTGCATACAATGgtattatcttaaataatcaTTACGTGCCCGCATTATGCACGCCAAGCAGATCGGCTTTAATGACTGGAAAAAATCCAATTCATCTGGGCATGCAACACTCTGTGCTTTTCCCAACCGAACCACGAGGGCTTCCCTTGAGCGAGAAACTCTTACCCGAG TATTTGAGAGAAATAGGATACAAAACACACGCTGTGGGAAAATGGCATTTAggatattttaagaaagaatacaCTCCGACTTATCGTGGATTTGATTCACATTTTGGATATTGGAACGGTCTTCAGGATTATTACACGCATATTACTCAAGAACct GATCCGGCATTCAGCGAGTTTAAAGGTTTTGACATGAGGCGAAACCTCACAGTGGCATGGGACACAGTAGGAAAATATTCTACAGATCTGTTCACGAACGAAGctatacgattaattaatgaacACGATACTGATCGACCAATGTTTCTATACCTGGCTCACTTAGCTGTTCATAAAGGAAATGAAGAACAGCTGTTTCGAGCACCGGATGAAGAGATTGCCAAATTTTCGTACATCCTTGATCCTGAAAGAAGAATTCAAGCAG CTGTTGTATCAAAATTGGATCAAAGTGTCGGTGATGTAATGGATGCACTAAGAAATCGCGGCATGTTGGAGAACAGTATAGTACTTTTTATGAGTGACAACGGTGCACCAAGCCAGGGTATATTGAATAACAAGGGCAGCAATTATCCTCTTCGAggc ATAAAGAACAGTCCATGGGAAGGTGGGACGAGAGGAGTTGCGGCTATTTGGAGTCCTCTAATCAAGAAATCTAAAAGAGTCTCTAATCAAATGATGTTTATATCCGATTGGCTTCCTACACTTCTATCTGCAGCag GAGTAAATAGAAAGCAACTTGGTAACATCGATGGATTTGATCTCTGGTCAGCCTTGGTGTTGAACAAAGTCAGTTCCAGATCCGAAGTAGTGCTGAATATCGACGATCTTAGTGATTATGCTTCTTTCAGACgaggtaattttaaatacattatcgGTAGAACGGAAACTGGTAGTGATTGGCTTGGAGCAAGTGGAGATCCATCCGAAGGTATTTCTCCGCAATACGatccttataaaatattgtacagCAAAACTGGTGTTGCTATTTCTGGTATTATTACTGCTAAACAAGCGAtggaattgaaagaaagaagaaaaagaagcataaaaatatatgatactgCATTAGAAactaaatttgaagaaaagatACTCAGTGTCGAAAATATTTCCGAATTGCGAAGGAAAGCACAAATAAAATGCAACGTTCAAGAGAAAGATAGA ATCCCTTGTGAACCAATGACAGCACCATGTCTCTTTAACATAGAAAAAGACCCTTGCGAAATGGTGAATCTTGCCGAAAGAAGACCAGTGATTATGGCTATTCTGGAAAGAATTCTAATGAAGTACAGAATAACCGCGATACCTGCTAGTAATTTAGATGGAGATCCTAGAGCGGATCCGACACTTTGGAATAATACTTGGACCAGTTGGTGCGAAACTGATCCATTAGCACTCTCTTATACGAATGTTGAGGAATTGAAACAGTATTCTGGTCCAGCAATTGCAGTGATGTCCATTATTTTTGGCCTTTTCATTGTTGGTATAATGATGTTATTCGCTTTGAAGTGTGGGAAAGGTAACTCGAACAATTTAAAGAATCCTGAATATCAGAATGATCACGAAGAAGTTGCATATACTACAAATAGTAACGGACCATCATTTTCTATGCATagtattataacaaatacgAGACAAAGTGATATGTCTAATAGCATAAGCAAATAA
- the LOC412829 gene encoding arylsulfatase B isoform X1: MDNLQRIIGYATVPLLFHQPYFEMNLAMIAQFLIVLFLLEIIATSMAATFFSSFLTESKTKPKYQPSTTTKQKPHIIIILADDLGWNDVSFHGSDQIPTPNIDALAYNGIILNNHYVPALCTPSRSALMTGKNPIHLGMQHSVLFPTEPRGLPLSEKLLPEYLREIGYKTHAVGKWHLGYFKKEYTPTYRGFDSHFGYWNGLQDYYTHITQEPDPAFSEFKGFDMRRNLTVAWDTVGKYSTDLFTNEAIRLINEHDTDRPMFLYLAHLAVHKGNEEQLFRAPDEEIAKFSYILDPERRIQAAVVSKLDQSVGDVMDALRNRGMLENSIVLFMSDNGAPSQGILNNKGSNYPLRGIKNSPWEGGTRGVAAIWSPLIKKSKRVSNQMMFISDWLPTLLSAAGVNRKQLGNIDGFDLWSALVLNKVSSRSEVVLNIDDLSDYASFRRGNFKYIIGRTETGSDWLGASGDPSEGISPQYDPYKILYSKTGVAISGIITAKQAMELKERRKRSIKIYDTALETKFEEKILSVENISELRRKAQIKCNVQEKDRIPCEPMTAPCLFNIEKDPCEMVNLAERRPVIMAILERILMKYRITAIPASNLDGDPRADPTLWNNTWTSWCETDPLALSYTNVEELKQYSGPAIAVMSIIFGLFIVGIMMLFALKCGKGNSNNLKNPEYQNDHEEVAYTTNSNGPSFSMHSIITNTRQSDMSNSISK; the protein is encoded by the exons ATGGACAACTTACAGCGAATAATAGGATACGCGACagttcctcttctttttcatcaac CTTATTTCGAAATGAATCTTGCCATGATAGCACAGTTTTTAATAGTGCTATTCCTCTTGGAGATAATAGCTACGAGCATGGCTGCGACTTTTTTCTCATCCTTCTTGACTGAATCCAAAACGAAGCCGAAATACCAACCATCTACTACTACTAAACAGAAACCAcatatcattatcattctCGCCGATGATCTG GGTTGGAACGACGTAAGTTTTCACGGATCGGATCAAATCCCCACGCCCAACATCGACGCCCTTGCATACAATGgtattatcttaaataatcaTTACGTGCCCGCATTATGCACGCCAAGCAGATCGGCTTTAATGACTGGAAAAAATCCAATTCATCTGGGCATGCAACACTCTGTGCTTTTCCCAACCGAACCACGAGGGCTTCCCTTGAGCGAGAAACTCTTACCCGAG TATTTGAGAGAAATAGGATACAAAACACACGCTGTGGGAAAATGGCATTTAggatattttaagaaagaatacaCTCCGACTTATCGTGGATTTGATTCACATTTTGGATATTGGAACGGTCTTCAGGATTATTACACGCATATTACTCAAGAACct GATCCGGCATTCAGCGAGTTTAAAGGTTTTGACATGAGGCGAAACCTCACAGTGGCATGGGACACAGTAGGAAAATATTCTACAGATCTGTTCACGAACGAAGctatacgattaattaatgaacACGATACTGATCGACCAATGTTTCTATACCTGGCTCACTTAGCTGTTCATAAAGGAAATGAAGAACAGCTGTTTCGAGCACCGGATGAAGAGATTGCCAAATTTTCGTACATCCTTGATCCTGAAAGAAGAATTCAAGCAG CTGTTGTATCAAAATTGGATCAAAGTGTCGGTGATGTAATGGATGCACTAAGAAATCGCGGCATGTTGGAGAACAGTATAGTACTTTTTATGAGTGACAACGGTGCACCAAGCCAGGGTATATTGAATAACAAGGGCAGCAATTATCCTCTTCGAggc ATAAAGAACAGTCCATGGGAAGGTGGGACGAGAGGAGTTGCGGCTATTTGGAGTCCTCTAATCAAGAAATCTAAAAGAGTCTCTAATCAAATGATGTTTATATCCGATTGGCTTCCTACACTTCTATCTGCAGCag GAGTAAATAGAAAGCAACTTGGTAACATCGATGGATTTGATCTCTGGTCAGCCTTGGTGTTGAACAAAGTCAGTTCCAGATCCGAAGTAGTGCTGAATATCGACGATCTTAGTGATTATGCTTCTTTCAGACgaggtaattttaaatacattatcgGTAGAACGGAAACTGGTAGTGATTGGCTTGGAGCAAGTGGAGATCCATCCGAAGGTATTTCTCCGCAATACGatccttataaaatattgtacagCAAAACTGGTGTTGCTATTTCTGGTATTATTACTGCTAAACAAGCGAtggaattgaaagaaagaagaaaaagaagcataaaaatatatgatactgCATTAGAAactaaatttgaagaaaagatACTCAGTGTCGAAAATATTTCCGAATTGCGAAGGAAAGCACAAATAAAATGCAACGTTCAAGAGAAAGATAGA ATCCCTTGTGAACCAATGACAGCACCATGTCTCTTTAACATAGAAAAAGACCCTTGCGAAATGGTGAATCTTGCCGAAAGAAGACCAGTGATTATGGCTATTCTGGAAAGAATTCTAATGAAGTACAGAATAACCGCGATACCTGCTAGTAATTTAGATGGAGATCCTAGAGCGGATCCGACACTTTGGAATAATACTTGGACCAGTTGGTGCGAAACTGATCCATTAGCACTCTCTTATACGAATGTTGAGGAATTGAAACAGTATTCTGGTCCAGCAATTGCAGTGATGTCCATTATTTTTGGCCTTTTCATTGTTGGTATAATGATGTTATTCGCTTTGAAGTGTGGGAAAGGTAACTCGAACAATTTAAAGAATCCTGAATATCAGAATGATCACGAAGAAGTTGCATATACTACAAATAGTAACGGACCATCATTTTCTATGCATagtattataacaaatacgAGACAAAGTGATATGTCTAATAGCATAAGCAAATAA